One region of Corynebacterium capitovis DSM 44611 genomic DNA includes:
- a CDS encoding penicillin-binding protein codes for MSDARSPFTSVLKLVLAIPAAALAVALCLAPVVGLGGVALARTDETMKSNLLDLTSGSVPGVTTITDVNGTPMAWLYSQRRYEVASEDISQYAKDALVATEDRRFYAHDGVDMQGFARAIVTNVLAGSVEQGASTINQQYVKNYLWLINAETEDEARAATEQSIPRKLREMRMASDLNKTLSKDEILTRYLNLVSFGNHSYGIEAAALTYFGIPARNLGPAQAALLIGLLQSVEYLNPYTNVEDATERRNTVLTNMANEGYLSQAEADAAIASPLGILPEPQGLADGCIAAGDNGFLCDYALNYLAEKGLPIEELEKGSYTITTTLDPAIQASTVQAVRSNVSPTTDGVAEVLNVITPGSDSHDIAAMASSRYYGLDLDSSQTLMPQGSSMVGNGAGSVFKIFTAGVALEQGLGLDTMLDTPTRAVVYGMGAGGAANCPAGAYCVENAGTYAPQLSLRDALAQSPNTTFIQLIQKVGVTPTVDMAIRLGLRSYDDEGSYDGTRSVRQAVEEENMGSFTLGPTAVNALELSNVAATIASGGRWCEPNPIVSVKDKLGQEVYIDRPACEQAVSPDIAGALAQGMSEDAKSGTAKAAATAAGWTTPVASKTGTTESHQSSAFLGFTQGVAGAAYIFNDGTQTTALCTSPVRQCSSGTLYGGDEAARSWFQMANGAPGAREAGLPSSNQVYNRGTRRAAIDQVVGLSKSAARTQLEQAGFTVTTRTVSGNGTPADTVISAEAADSGVGRGSLVTLNVSDGSPARTRSTTPTTPSPTPTQAPGPDLEELSRTLNDARNAFNSLLNQ; via the coding sequence GTGTCTGACGCTAGGTCCCCCTTCACCTCTGTCCTCAAGCTCGTGCTTGCTATCCCTGCAGCAGCGCTTGCGGTCGCCCTGTGCCTCGCGCCCGTCGTCGGGCTCGGGGGGGTCGCCCTCGCCCGCACGGACGAGACGATGAAGTCGAACCTGCTCGATCTCACCAGCGGAAGCGTTCCCGGCGTCACCACGATTACCGACGTCAACGGCACGCCCATGGCCTGGCTCTACTCCCAACGCCGCTACGAGGTGGCCAGCGAGGACATCTCGCAGTACGCCAAAGACGCGCTCGTGGCCACAGAGGACCGCCGCTTCTATGCCCACGACGGCGTGGACATGCAGGGTTTCGCGCGCGCCATTGTGACCAACGTGCTCGCCGGCTCGGTGGAGCAGGGTGCGTCGACGATCAACCAGCAGTACGTAAAGAACTACCTCTGGCTGATCAACGCGGAGACGGAGGACGAAGCCCGCGCAGCGACGGAGCAATCCATCCCCCGCAAGCTGCGGGAAATGCGCATGGCCTCGGACCTGAACAAGACGCTAAGCAAGGACGAGATTCTCACCCGGTACCTCAACCTCGTCTCCTTTGGCAACCACTCCTATGGCATCGAGGCAGCCGCGCTCACATACTTCGGCATCCCCGCCCGCAACCTCGGCCCGGCCCAGGCGGCCCTGCTCATCGGCCTGCTCCAGTCCGTGGAATACCTCAACCCCTACACCAACGTCGAGGACGCCACCGAGCGACGCAACACCGTCCTGACGAACATGGCCAACGAGGGCTACCTCAGCCAAGCCGAGGCCGACGCGGCCATCGCCTCCCCGCTCGGCATTTTGCCGGAGCCGCAGGGTCTTGCCGACGGCTGCATCGCCGCCGGAGACAACGGCTTCCTCTGCGACTACGCCCTGAACTACCTAGCGGAGAAGGGCTTGCCCATCGAGGAGCTGGAAAAGGGGTCCTACACCATCACCACCACTCTGGACCCCGCCATTCAGGCCAGCACGGTCCAGGCGGTGCGCTCCAACGTCAGCCCCACGACCGACGGGGTCGCCGAGGTCCTCAACGTCATCACGCCGGGAAGCGATTCCCATGACATCGCCGCCATGGCCTCTTCGCGCTACTACGGTTTGGACCTCGACAGCTCACAGACCCTGATGCCCCAGGGCTCGTCGATGGTAGGCAACGGCGCCGGTTCCGTATTCAAGATTTTCACGGCGGGTGTCGCCTTGGAGCAGGGCCTTGGCCTCGACACCATGCTGGACACCCCGACACGCGCGGTGGTTTACGGGATGGGCGCCGGCGGGGCCGCGAACTGCCCCGCGGGCGCGTACTGCGTGGAAAACGCGGGGACCTACGCGCCCCAGCTCAGCCTTCGCGACGCCCTGGCGCAATCCCCCAACACGACGTTCATCCAGCTCATTCAGAAAGTCGGCGTGACGCCGACCGTCGATATGGCGATCCGCCTCGGACTACGCTCCTACGACGACGAGGGCAGCTACGACGGCACCCGCTCCGTGCGTCAGGCCGTCGAGGAGGAGAACATGGGCTCGTTCACCCTCGGCCCGACCGCGGTCAACGCGCTAGAGCTCTCCAACGTGGCGGCGACGATCGCCTCCGGCGGCCGGTGGTGTGAGCCCAACCCGATCGTCAGCGTGAAGGACAAACTGGGGCAGGAGGTCTACATCGACCGCCCGGCGTGTGAACAGGCGGTCAGCCCAGACATCGCGGGCGCGCTGGCTCAGGGCATGTCCGAAGACGCCAAGAGTGGTACTGCCAAGGCTGCCGCGACCGCAGCCGGATGGACGACACCGGTTGCATCCAAAACAGGAACGACGGAATCCCACCAGTCCTCCGCCTTCCTCGGATTCACCCAGGGCGTGGCGGGAGCGGCCTATATCTTCAACGATGGAACGCAAACCACAGCACTGTGCACGAGCCCCGTGCGCCAATGCAGCTCCGGCACGCTCTACGGCGGCGATGAGGCAGCACGCTCCTGGTTCCAGATGGCTAACGGTGCACCGGGCGCCCGTGAGGCGGGTCTGCCCAGCTCCAACCAAGTATATAACCGCGGAACGCGCCGCGCGGCGATCGACCAGGTGGTCGGCCTGAGCAAGAGCGCGGCGCGCACGCAGCTGGAGCAGGCCGGTTTCACCGTGACCACGCGCACGGTCTCCGGCAACGGCACCCCCGCAGACACCGTCATCTCGGCAGAAGCGGCGGATTCCGGAGTCGGCCGCGGATCCCTGGTCACGCTCAACGTCTCCGACGGCTCCCCGGCGCGCACGCGGAGCACGACACCAACGACACCCTCCCCCACCCCGACACAGGCGCCGGGCCCGGACCTCGAAGAGCTTTCACGCACGCTTAACGACGCCCGGAACGCCTTCAATTCCCTCCTGAACCAGTAG
- a CDS encoding WhiB family transcriptional regulator: MTTTLWPRTSVRDRGEWVTMATCRSGDPDALFVRGAEQRKAAAICRLCPVMMECRADALDNRVEFGVWGGLTERQRRAVLRKNPHVTDWAAHLASGADIDGL; this comes from the coding sequence ATGACGACAACGCTTTGGCCCCGCACCAGTGTCCGCGACCGTGGAGAATGGGTCACCATGGCGACGTGCCGCTCGGGGGACCCCGACGCGCTCTTCGTTCGTGGCGCCGAGCAGCGCAAGGCGGCTGCCATCTGCCGCCTCTGCCCGGTCATGATGGAGTGCCGGGCCGATGCCTTAGATAATCGGGTTGAGTTCGGTGTGTGGGGTGGGTTGACCGAGCGCCAGCGCCGCGCGGTGTTAAGGAAGAATCCCCACGTCACGGATTGGGCCGCCCACCTTGCCTCTGGCGCAGACATCGACGGCCTCTAA